In Notolabrus celidotus isolate fNotCel1 unplaced genomic scaffold, fNotCel1.pri scaffold_538_arrow_ctg1, whole genome shotgun sequence, the genomic window agactagattaaataagataatataagataaaataCTGCAACATCATACAGAAGTACAACCTCTtaacttttgaaaatgttgtggGTTTTGCTGATGCTTGTTTAGTGTTtgcccagggactacagatgtaaattagctgctagctaactctggtacaactaAATGGCTGTACGCAGTCcctgttgaaataaataaaataaataaaataaataaaataaataaaataaataaaataaataagaataagtttcaataagtaaagtttaaaataaaatagataaataaagatagaataaaatacaggcCACTGGAAACATTTTTAGGACACCAAGCAAGCggaaatgttttatatttgataaaacattcatatattttgagtttaaagtcagtattctgtattttttctcagaattctcagaaaaaataaataaatatagtgCTTTTCAGAAAACTCAGACActtagataaaataaaagagacaaaaaaaaagaaaaaaaaagaccatatatttttatttgcttgcctttgctctttttttattctgtaaaaaaattcaaccaatcagcgtgatttttgcgcggccttgcaattttatacaatcaccgcaactttcccgcaaatttgaccaatcaccttaacctcagcccctgtacgtcatcagtttcatcatcaatttcacttcattggaacataaacgtaagtcctcacttgatcggcacttttcaaaacacgcacagagaacgggtgaagagcgaggacagcaggcaggacaagtgaccatgacaacgttgttatttatagatactagagttatcatctgaggggctcagtgttagcttggtctctacctgcagcaggtgtgctttatgaaccagctctcctcacctccatgcatctgtctcatcttcattgaggatttttaccccccggtgtgcgttagtgacaaagacacaaccggaggggacgtctgtttactatttgatgtttgacgttgttgccgtggttaccgtaaaaagctcccgtctacagcttgatttattccagtttggtgaaacatcagacacatttagtaagtttggatcaactcctcgtcatcaaagatgcagatgcatttcagagtgccgtgaactgactgcctgtccagtgcgcctgtcactgcgagttgcattcagggaccgtcgtaaatgtgccatacagtcctttcatggcatttttttgcgaatacagtcacagtggtcacatcaagaatgttttctaaaaacaactgtaatttgccggcatccggcagaaatagaagtcttgtgtatctgatctggagggctccgacctgccggatcagagacgcagccggaacgcaacggagcggatccagaggaagttaacgcattgactagaatagaaacctatcagatccggtgctgtgacggatcggagatggaccggacacggatctgctgGAATTTGGCGATCAGACGATCTGGAtgccctctgttttttttgaCGTCTTGTGTTAATTATGAACCTTCTCACAACAAGTGGGTCACACGTGGGTCACCTTCTCTGATAAGGGAATACCAAGTGATAGGTTTCAAACCACACAACAGTTCTTTGAGTGTCTTTCTGAAAGGCGCTGTTGATGAATAATATCCAAAGATCAGTCACACAGAAGGGAAAGTTTGAGGGTAAGGCGGGACACTTagctgtgtgtttcaggtgtttgtggacataaataaaaaagtcatagAACATTTTTAATCTGGGAGTTTTTCTCCTGCATGATGCGCCATGTGAGCTGTCAGATTAGTCTTATGGTTAAATCCTTTtccacactcagagcagctgaacgCTTTCACTCCCCCGTGAATCCTCATGTGGACCACCAGGTTCCCCTTCCTGGTGAACATTTTACTGCACTGAGGGCAGCTGAAAGGTTTCTCTCCCATGTGAACCGTCATGTGTGCGGTCAGATTACCCTTTTGGTTAAAGCTCGTTCCACACtcggagcagctgaagggtttctctcccgTGTGGATCCTCATGTGATTGGTGAGGTGACCTTGGAGCTTAAAACTTTTCTGgcacacagagcagctgaagggtttcccTCCCGTGTGAACCGTCATGTGCTGGTTTAGATGTTTCTTACGGTTGAATCTTAAACCACATTCAAAGCAGCTTAAAGATTTCTCCCCGGTGTGAATGGTCATGTGTTGAGTCAGACTTCTCTTATAGTTAAATCTTTTCTCACACTCAGGGCATTGGAACAGTTTCTCTCCCGTGTGGATCTTCATGTGATCAGTCAAATAACCTTTCCTGGTGAAGGTTTTACCACAGCAGGGGCAGCCGAAGGGTTTCTCTCCCGTGTGAATGGtcatgtgtgtgatcaggttccCTTTGTGGATGAACGTTTTCCCACATTTGAAGCAGGTGAAACTTTCCCGTCCTTTGTGGATCGTCATGTGTCGGGTCATGCTATCTTTGCGAGCGAACCTTTTCCCACAGTCAGAGCAgttgaagggtttctctcccgTGTGAACTCTCATGTGTGTGgtcatgttgtgtttctttttggatGTTTTGCCACACTGGGCGCACTTATAtactttcctctccttccttgaTCTCCTCTCTTTGATATGTTCTGCAGAGTTTAATCCCATGTGGTGCTCTGCGGTCTTCTTCCAATCCTCACTGTCATCAGTCTCAGCCTCAGAGGAGTCTCCACTTGTGTCATCAGTCTCCTCTTCAGAGGAGTCTTCAAGCTCAACCTCAATGTCTCCTTCTAAACCCTCCTCATGATCTGAGTTTGTGTCTGGTTCTGATCCTTCACATTCCTCTTCATCAGCTCCAGTTTCTACatgttcagtttttctatcaTGAAGCTGAGAGGACTGAGGCTTCTCCTCATCATCTTCACTCTTCACAGAGACAACAGTGAATGGGAACTTGTtggcatcctcctcctccagtcctTGAAGCTGCTCTCCTTCCTGACTGCTCCAGacttcctcctgttcctctttaATGAGCAGGGGCTTAATGTCCTCCTGGTCCAGACTGGAGCTCCACTCCAGCTCTTCAGGAGACTCTTCGTTTCCCACCAACAGCTGCTGGACGTCAtcaggaaacactgaaatatggAAAGACACATGAAGTTTATGTGAAGATCAAACTTGCAAAAGTAATTCTTGGTGGACAGTTGAGTCACTAACAAAGCTAAGATGGCAGACGAGGGCGGACAATCTGAAACGAccgttcggttcttgttcggttctggtttggttcttgttcggttctggttcggttcggttctggttcggttctggttaggttcttgTTCGGTatttgttcggttctggttcggttcgtttctggttcggttctggttaggttctggtttggttaggttctggttcggttctggttcggttcttgtacggtttttgttcggttctgttctggttcggttctgtttcggttctgtttcggttctgtttcggttctgtttcggttctgtttcggttcttgttcggttcagTTCTTGTTCGGTatttgttcggttctggttcggttcggttctgtttcggttctctttcggttctggttcggttctggttcggttctggttcggttctggttcggtttgcttgagtttggttctggttctgtttacttgagttcggttctggttcggttctggttccgtactggttccgttctggttcagttctggttcggttctggttctgtttgcttaagtttgcatgagttcggttctggttctggttctgtttgcttataTTTATTTCTGGTTCTAATCCTAACCTGAACCGAAACCctaacctgaaccagaaccccaaccctaaacctaatccaaacctaaccctaaccctaaacctaatccgaaccctaaccctaatccgaacccgaaccctaacccgaaccataaccctaaccctaaccacaaccctaatcctaaccctaatccaaaccctaaccctaaccctaaccctaacccgaaccctaaccagaaccacaaccctaatcctaaccctaatcctaaccctaaccctaaccctaaccctaacccgaaccctaaccagaaccctaaccctaaccctaaccctaaccctattccgaaccctaaccctaaccccaaccccaaccctaaacctcatccgaatcctaatcctaacccgaaccctaaacctaatccgaaccctaaccctaatccgaacccgaaccctaaccctaaccctattccgaaccctaaccctaaccccaacccaaaccctaaacctaatccgaaccctaaccctaatccgaacccgaaccctaacccgaaccataaccctaaccctaaccacaaccctaatcctaaccctaatcctaaccctaaccctaaccctaaccagaaccctaaccagaacccaaaccctaaccctattccgaaccctaaccctaaccctattccgaaccctaaccccaaccctaaacctaatccgaaccctaaccctaaccctaaccctattccgaaccctaaccctaaccccaaccctaaccccaacccgaaccctaaacctaatccgaaccctaaccctaatccgaacccgaaccctaaccataaccctaacccgaaccctaaccacaaccctaatcctaaccctaatcataaccctaaccctaatcctaaccctaaccctaaccctcatcctaaccctaatcctaaccctaatcctaaccctaatcctaactctaaccctaaccctaatcctaatcctaaccctaatcataaccctaaccctaaccctaatcataaccctaaccctaatcctaaccctaaccctaaccctcatcctaaccctaatcctaaccctaaccctaatcctaaccctaaccctaatcctaaccctaaccctaaccctaatcctaatcctaaccctaatcctaaccctaatcctaaccctaaccctaaccctcatcctaaccctaaccctaaccctcatcctaaccctaactctaaccctaaccctaaccctaaccctaatcctaaccctaatcctaaccctaaccctaaccctaaccctaaccctaactctaaccctaaccctaatcctaatcctaaccctaatcctaaccctaatcctaaccctaatcctaatcctaaccctaaccctaatcctaaccctaaccctaatactaatcctaatcctaaccctaaccctaatcctaaccctaaccctaactctaacccttaccctaatcctaatcctaatcctaaccctaaccctaatcctaaccctaaccctaatactaatcctaatcctaaccctaaccctaaccctaaccctaactctaaccctaaccctaaccctaatcctaaccctaatcctaaccctaaccctaatcctattcctaaccctaaaagagagctcattctcatttaaaggcacagacacagtaaacagcctgttctgagcagggctgaagaacagggtttttcaggcagaccagaatctgatttcaaagtgtttttatgagcaataaactttaaagacatgttttggggacctcttagaccaatatatgttgatgaaaaagagcagaatatgtcacctttaatttactttaaccacttctgttttatttttttgttatttatttactatttctatttatttttcaattatatatatttttgcaaTTGTTGTTTATTAGTCTTTACTTCTAAATCcatctctgttttatttattcattatttatttgtattattatttcttcaGTCACTGTTTTGAatcacatttgatttgtatggaagctgctatataaataaatcttgttttatgatttttttatattaaatatgaCACCAGAgtttataatatattataactCAGTCATAAAGGTGTTTTTAGGTCTTATAATAAGAAGTGTAGCAGGAGCCAGCTGAGGCTAACACTGCGCCTCTGGATGTGAACGTCAGCTGAAGTCTGATGGACCTGAAGCCCTCACCTGTGCTTCAGGTCACCTGttcacagcagagacagagtgaactaaccttctctctgcagcttgatCTCAGCTGGTAGAGTCTCATCCAGCAGCTCTCCTCGGCGGTGAAGCTCCTCTTTGTGTCCGGACCCTGTGTGCTCCTGGAGGTCTCTGTGATCCGGATCGAGGAGCCTCCGTCTGAATGAATCTTTAGGAAACTCTAACCCGGACATTTCCCACGAACCA contains:
- the LOC117809899 gene encoding gastrula zinc finger protein XlCGF57.1-like is translated as MSGLEFPKDSFRRRLLDPDHRDLQEHTGSGHKEELHRRGELLDETLPAEIKLQREVFPDDVQQLLVGNEESPEELEWSSSLDQEDIKPLLIKEEQEEVWSSQEGEQLQGLEEEDANKFPFTVVSVKSEDDEEKPQSSQLHDRKTEHVETGADEEECEGSEPDTNSDHEEGLEGDIEVELEDSSEEETDDTSGDSSEAETDDSEDWKKTAEHHMGLNSAEHIKERRSRKERKVYKCAQCGKTSKKKHNMTTHMRVHTGEKPFNCSDCGKRFARKDSMTRHMTIHKGRESFTCFKCGKTFIHKGNLITHMTIHTGEKPFGCPCCGKTFTRKGYLTDHMKIHTGEKLFQCPECEKRFNYKRSLTQHMTIHTGEKSLSCFECGLRFNRKKHLNQHMTVHTGGKPFSCSVCQKSFKLQGHLTNHMRIHTGEKPFSCSECGTSFNQKGNLTAHMTVHMGEKPFSCPQCSKMFTRKGNLVVHMRIHGGVKAFSCSECGKGFNHKTNLTAHMAHHAGEKLPD